GCGGATGGGTGCGGTGACGTGGGCGTACGCACCGCCGATGCCCGCGTGGGTCGTCAGCGCGGGCATCGAGCCGTCGAAGGACGTGTAGCCCGCGCCGCGCAAAAGCCTGGTGGTGTCGGCGAAGATGGCCATCGACGAGGGCTGTTCAGGGTCCAAAGAGGACAGGAACTCCGACACCCCGAGCCCCGCCGGCCACGCGACGCCCACGACCGAGGCCGAGCGGCGCAGCCACTCCACGGCGTCCGGCTCGGGTGGCGGCAGCGTCCGCAGCACGCCGACGCGGGCTTCGATCATGATCTGCGCCGCCGCCATTCCGGTGAGCAGCGAGATCTCGGCGTTCCACGCGTCGACGGCGGTGCGCGGGCGGCGGGCCAGCGCCCAGCCGCCGTCGGGGTTGCCGCTGATCTCCTGCTCCGGCAGCTGCAGCTCCACGGCCCCGCGCTGCACCGCCAGCTCGCGCCGCAGCCGGCCGAGCTCCGGTAACGCGGCGACGGATGGGTGCGGGGTGCCGGCGTCGAGCGAGGCCTGCACGCTCTCGTAGTCGAGCTGCTCGGTCGAACGCACCAGGGCGCGGCGCACGTGGGTGGCGACGGGCTCGCCGGCGGCGTCGACGTCGATGGTCCAGAGCACGGCCGCCCGGATCTCGCCGGGCAGCAAGCTCGCGGCGCCTTCGGACAGGACGGTGGGGTGGAGCGGGACGTTGCCGTCGGGCAGGTAGAGCGTCTGGCCGCGGCGGCGGGCCTCGTGGTCGAGCGCGCCGCCGGGCGGGACGAACGCGGCGAGGTCGGCGATGGCGTAGTGCACGCGGAAGCCGCCCGCGGTGCGTTCGACGACCATCGCCTGGTCGAGATCCTTGGCGCCGGGCGGGTCGATCGTCACGAACGGCAGGTCCGTGGCGTCCTCGCGGCCCTCGGCGCGCGCGGAGAGCACAGCGGCCTCCGCCTCGGCCAGCACCTCGGGGCCGAAAGACTCCGGCAACGCGAACTCCGTCCGGAGCCGACCGAAGTCCCCTCCCGACGCGGGTGTCCTGATCACGAGTGGCACCACACAACAGTATCTCGCGAGACGGCCCCCGATCGCCCGTTCGGGCGCGAGCCGCGCGGGTGTACGTTCATCCGTGCTGTAATGAAAACCATCTTCATTTTGTGAAAGGGTTTCGCCGTGAAGATCGCGTTCGTCGGCAAGGGCGGCAGCGGGAAGACCACGCTCTCGTCGCTGTTCGTCTCGTATCTGGCCGACGCCGGCAAACCGGTGCTGGCCATCGACGCCGACATCAACCAGCACCTCGCCGTCGCCCTCGGCGCGACCGAGGAGGAAGCGCTCGCGTGGCCCACGCTGGGCGACAACATGGGCCTGATCAAGGACTACCTGCGCGGTGACAACCCGCGGATCCCGTCCGCGTCGGCGATGATCAAGACCACGCCGCCGGGCCGCGGATCGCGCCTGGTCACGCCGTTCGAGGACAACCCCGTCACCGACGCGTGCTTCCGGTTCTTGGGCGACGTGCGCTTGGGTGTCACGGGCCAGTTCGACGAGGACGACCTCGGCGTGGCCTGCTACCACTCGAAGGTCGGGGCCGCGGAGCTGCTGCTCAACCACCTGGTCGACAGCCCGGGCGAGTACGTGGTGATGGACATGACCGCCGGCGCCGACGCCTTCGCGTCCGGCCTGTTCACGCGCTTCGACGTGACGTTCCTGGTCTGCGAGCCGACGCTGCGCAGCGTCGGCGTGTACCGCCAGTACGCCGACCACGCGCGCGACTTCGGCGTGCACCTGGTGGCGGTGGGGAACAAGGTGACGGACGCGGAGGACGTGGCTTTCCTGCAGTCTTCGCTGGGCCCGGCGTTGCTGGGCTGGCTGGAGTCTTCGGGCCACGTCCGGGCCGGCGAGCGCGGCGCTTCGCGTCCCATCGGGGAGCTGGAACCGCACAACTTGGAGACGCTCGCGTCAATGCTGTCAACGGTCGACGGCGTGACCCGCGACTGGGCTCGCTACCAACGCCAGGCAGTGGACTTCCACCTGCGCAACGCTCGGGCCTGGGGCAACGGCCGGGTCGGCGAGGACCTCGAAGCGCAGGTGGACCCGGTGTTCGTGTTGGGGCCGGGGGTTTCGACGTCTTTGTGAGGTTTGTCGGTGCCCGGCTCGGGTGCCGGTGCGCCCGTCGAGCCTCGGCGTGCTGGGCCCGACCCGGGCGGCGACGTGCGCCCCGCAGGACGACAGCGCACGCCGCACCTCAGCGCGCTAGGCCGGACCGGACGGCGACATGCGCCCCGCAGAGCGACAGCCAGGCCGCACCTCAGCGCGCTGAGCCGGGCCGGGCAACGACGACATGCGCCCCGCAGGACGACAGCTCAGACCGCGCCTCGGTGCGCTCAGCCGGGCCGAGCAGCGACATGCGCTCCTCGGGGCGACGGCTCAGGCCGCGCCTCAGCGTGCTAGGCCCGACCGGACGGCGACATGCGCCCCGCAGAGCGACAGCGCAGACCGCACCTCAGCGTGCTAGGCCCGACCGGACGGCGACATGCGCCCCGCAGAGCGACAGCGCAGACCGCACCTCAGCGCGCTCAGCCGGGCCGGGCCACGACGTGTCCGGCCGTGCTTGCGATAACCAGCCCATGTCTCAGGTCGGCGTCGATTCCAGCACATCGCGCCGGCCCAGCCCGGGCGGCGACGTGCCGGCCGGGGCGATCTGACGACTGCGCTATCAGCCCCGGTTTCGGCGGCGATTCCAGCGGTTTGAGCTGACCTGCCCCGGGCGGCAGGCTGCAGGCCGGGACGGACTGAAGACTGCGGCGTCACCGGTTTCGACTGCGATTCCGGCGCTTTGAGCTGACCTGCACTAGGCGGCGAGGCGGCGAGGTGCCGACTGTGGCGGGCCACGCCTACCTTCGCGGGTCACTATCGGGCGTGCCCGATAGCGCGCGGCCGCCCGCGGGCCGGGCCGGATGGACGCGGCCCGGCGCGGCGGGTGGTCAGTCGCCGTCCCATTCGCGGTCGGCGGCGTCGGCCTGCCGGTTGCGCTCGCGGGCGATGTCGAGGGCGCGGCGGGCGGTGGCCTCGTCGGGGTAGGGCCCGAGGAGGTCGATGCTCCGGCTGCGTTCCAGGTGTTCCACCTCGTGGGTGCGGGTGTTGTAGTACCAGCCGGGGTCCGGGTTGGGGTCGTCAGCCATGCGTCCAGCCTGACATCCGGCAGGTCACTTGCGCCAGCGGAACGGGATCTCGGTCGGGTCGCCGGTGGGGCCGAACTCGCCGCCGTCCGGGTCGTCGCCGTTGGGGGGCGTGGCGGATTGCGGTGGGGTGTTGGGGTTGTCGGGGTGCTGGTCGAACCAACCGCGCACCTGCGGGATGCCACGTGGTGGGGTAGGGGTGTCGTCGGCGCTGTGATTTTGGGGTGCGCTGGGGCTTTGGGGTACGCCGGGTTGTTGGAGTGCGTTGTGACTTTGGGGTGCGCTGGGTTGTTGCCCGTGGGCCGCCTGCTCCGAGAACCCCAACGGCACCTCCCTCACCTGCGCGCCCTCCGCCTGCCCCTGCTGACCGGCCAACTTCCTCTCCATCGACGACGGCTGCGGCAACCCCGGCTTCTCCTGAACGGGCTCGTTCACCTCAGGCACCACCGGCACCACCGGCTCCTTCCCTGGAAACACCGGCGGCGCGGCGCGATACACCCGCGCCGCCGCGGGCGGCGGTGCCACGGGCCCGGTCTCCTGGCCGGGAAACACCGGCAGGGGCCGGCCATCCGGTCCTAGCGCCGGTCGCGTTTGGGGTTGGGGCAGCTCGGGCTTTGGGGCTCGCAATTCCTGCTGACCCCAGCCTGGCTGCACACCTGGTTGCGGCAATCCGCTCGGTGGGGGAACCGGCTGCTGCCCCTCTGCCTGTGCGCCCGGTAGCGGCAAGCCGCTCGCCGAGGCCGCCGGCCGCGCCACCTCCGGCTGTGCGCCCGCCTGCGGCAAGCCGCTCGGCGGGACCGCCGGCTGCTGCCCCTCTGCCTGTGCGCCCGGTAGCGGCAAGCCGCTCGCCGAGGCCGCGGGCTGTGCCACGTCCGGCTGCGGCAAGCCGCTCGGCGGGGCCGCCGGCTGCTGCCCCTCCGGCTGCGGCAAGCCGCTTCCTGGAACCGATGGGTGCGCACCCGGTTGGGGCGAGCCACTCACCGGGGCTGCCGGCCGCACCACCTCCGGCTGTGCGCCCGGCTGTGGCAAGCCACTCGCCGGGTCACCCGACTGTTGCCCGCCGGGTCCTTGCACTTCGCTCGGCTGGGGAAACCCGCTCATCGGGGCATCGGGCTGCGCGCCAGCCGGCTGCTGCACACCCGGCTGGGGCGACCCACCCGCGACGCCCGAAGCCTGCGCACCTCCCGGCACAGGCCCACCCGGCTGCGGCTGGCTCCACTGGCCGCTCGGCTGCTGCTCGTTTCCCGACTGCGGCAGGGCCCAACCAGGCTGCGGCTGCGCGGCAGTCGGCTGTCCGGGCGCCTGCAGCTCTGCCTCGCCCGGAGGCTGCGGCGCACCAGCCGCCGATTGGGTCGGCTGGGACCCGGAAGGTTGCTGTGCCTGGCTCGGCTGCGCACTGCCAACCGGCCCGGCGCCGCCCGTCTGCTGGCCGTGTTGCGGATGACCGGCAACCTGCTCCGACTGCGTAGCCGGAGGCTGAACCTGCGGGACCTGTGCCGGTGCGGAGGCCTGCTGCACCGGCGGGAACTCCCCTTGCGGCCGCTCGATCTGTTGCTCCGCCGACCCTGCGCTCTCGCCGGACGGCTGGTGCTCTGCGTTCGGAACCTGCTGTTCCGACGCGGCGATATGCGATGTCGACTGATCGACCGCTGCGGGCGGCTCCGGCTCAGTCGTGGAAGGCACCAGCCTCGACTCGGCCTGGGCATCCGCCGGTTGCTCGGAGCCTCCGGCATGCGGCGTCGGCTCGTGCGCGGGCGGTTCGGTGCTTTCGCCCTGACCAGCCACGACGCCAGAAGACTCCTCATCCGACTGCGGCACCGCAACCTGCGGCGAAGCCTGCTCAATCGCAGACTGCGGCCCGATCGCGGCGGCGTCGGGGGCACCTTGATCAGGTGACTGCGGCGAAGGCTCACTCACCGAAGACGCCGGCGGCTGCTCTTCCACCAGCGGCGATCGGTCCAGCGGCTGCGGCTCCGCGTGTGCAATCGGCGACTGCGCCGAAGACTCGGGCGCCGGCGAGGCCTGCGGTTCCTCGTCAGACGTCGGAGGCTGATCAGGCGATTGGAGGGCCGCCTGCGCGGCCGAGGGCTGCTCCGAAAGCTCGGTCGCCGGTGGCACTGGCGACTGCTCATCGACGCGCGGCGACCGGTCCGACGATTGCGGCTCGGTGGGCGCGTTTTGTGACTGCGGTGAGGACTCCGTCGCCGAAGGCATCCCCGGCTCGTTATCCGATGGCCGATGGTCGGGCGATTGCAGGTACTCGGGCGCGGGTGTTGGCTCCGGCTGTTCGGCCGGTCGCGGCGGTTGCTCGGGAGCATTCGGCTGCGGCGAAGCGGCCGTGGGGGCCTGCGGTGGCTCGGGAATCTGTGCCACAGGTTCGCTGGGGTCCGGTGCGCCGGCGTTGGGGGCCTCGGAGGGCTCGGGCGACCCGGCCGCGAAGGCCGGCTCCGGAAAGGAAGCAGTGCCGGCCGGATCTTCTACTGGCGCCAGAGGCTCGGTCGCTCGGGCGTCGCCCAGGTCCGCAGGCTTCGCCGAGGGCTCGGCAGGGGTCGTCGGAGCCTCAGGGGTCGGCTGCTTTGGGGCTTCCGCGGTGGGCACCGGGGCAGTAGGCGCGGGCTCCGCTGATGGAGGGGCTGAAGGAACGGCGACGGTAGGCGAGTCGGCCAGGTCGGGAGCTGAAGTCCGGGCCGGCTCGGGTTCGGTGGGCGCAGCCGGAGTCCGGGCAGGCTCGCGATCCGTACTCGCAGCCGAAATCCGGACAGCCTCGGGATCCGCGGGCGCAGCCGAACTCGAGGCAGCCTCGGGGTCCGTGGGCGCAGCCGGAGTCTGGACAGGCTCTGGTTCCGTGGGCGGAGGCGGCGGCTGAAGGGGCTCGGGATGTGTGACCGGTTCCACGGCAGGCGCGGTCTCGGGTGGGAGCAGGCCGGGTTCGGGCGTCTTGGCGATCGGGGGCTGAAGGGCCGCAGGAGTCGGTGGTGGCTGTGGAGTCGAGGCCCACTGCGGTGGGGTGGAGACTGGGATCTGAGCCGGAACGACAGGCACCGACGCCGAGGGCGTCTGAGCAGTCTGGGGTGCCGCGGGTGGAGCTCCAGGTCCTGCGGCGAAACTCGGAGCGCCGGGGCCGCCGATGTTGGGAAAGCCCGTGCCGAAGGTGGTTGTGTTCGGGTCGGCGGCGCCGGTGGCGAAGGTTGAACCGCCAGGGTGACCTGCGGTGGAGTGTTGCCAGCCGGCTGTTTCGGACGACGGTGCGGTGTGTGCGGTCGGGTCGAAACCGGGGTGTGGTGGTGCGGCGGTTGGGGAATGGAAGCCGGGATCTGCCGGAGCTGTGCCGGCGGTTGAGGTAGCAGGGCCTGAAGCGGCGCGATGGCCCGGACCAGCAGGACCCGAAGCCCCAGGACCCGGAGCCCCAGGAACGCCAGTGCCAGGACCGGAAACGCCAGGAACCTCACCCTCACCAGGATGCGGCACCGTCCGCCACACCGGCGCCGGGCCGATGTTCATCGGCGCAGGCGCCCGCAGTGGTTGAGAAGGAGCAGGAGCGACAGGCCGAGCGTTGGGCTTCGGAATCGGATCCAGGCAGGACACCAGAACCGTCGTGTTCAGCGGGTCGTCGACTTTCCGGCCGCTGCGCTCGCGGTAGATCATCTCGCCTTCGGTGTCGATTTCGACGAGGTAGCCGGCCTCGGCCAGCTGCTCCTCGTCGAGGTCGACGAGCTTTTCGTAGCGCGACGGGACGACGCGGTAGATCGGCCAGGCCAGCGCGGCGTGTTCGGCGTGGAACTGGGCCAGCAGCGCCGCCATTTGTTGTTGCCAGGGCAGCGACATGCCTTCGGCCAAGGACCGGGGCACCACGACGTACCCGGGGTCGACGCCGGGCCAGCCGTGGGCCAGGTAGTCGGCCAGAGGCGTGCTCGACGCGGGGTGCGCGGCCTGCCGCGGGGGCTGGGGCGCACCGAACAACGTCGCCGGGTCCTGGGGCTCGCCCTGGCCGGGCTTGCCTCGTTTGCCGAATTTCCGTGCCACGTGTGTCATCCTCTGCCAGCGCGCGGCCGCGTGCTCGTGGACAGGCCGCGACTTCGGGTGAATCCGCGGCGCCGGTCAAGCGCCTTAGCGGTCACCCCGGTCCATGTCAAGAGCCGGTGACTCCCGAACTCCATGCTAGACGCCGGGGCGCACCGCCTGCGGCACCACTTCGGCCTCGTCGAAGGAGAAGGGGCGCACGTGCACGGGCACGCCCGTCTGCTGGGCCTCGACGATCTTGCCGTCGCCCAGGTACATCGCCACGTGGTGGATGGTGGACGGGTCGGCGGGGTCCGTCGCGAGGAAGATCAGGTCACCGGGCTGCGCCTCGCGCACCGGGAGCATCGCGCCGGCCTTGTACTGGTCCTGGGAGACGCGCGGCAGGATCACACCGGCAGACTCGTAAGCGCGCAGCATGAGACCCGAGCAGTCGTACGAGTCGGGACCGGTCGCACCCCACACGTAGGGCTTGCCCTGCTCCCCCAGCGCGAACTTGATGGCCTGCGCCGCCGCCTGGCTGGGCGGGAGCGCGGCGCCGAGGCCCTGGCCGCAGCCGGACGCGTCGACGACCTGGCCCAGGTTCTCGATCAGCACGGAAGCCATGGCTTCCCACTGGTGGTAGCGGTCGGGAAAACCGGAGCGTTCAACGGCCTGCGCGGCTTCGCCCGGGCGTTCGTTCTGCCAGTCGGGGACGGCGAGGAGCACGTCGTAGAACTTGTTGATCGCGTAGTTCGGGTCGGTGACCTGCGCGACGCTGCCCCAGTTCATCGACGGGCGCATCTGGAAGATTCCGAGCGAGTCGCGGTCGCCGTAGCTCAAGTTGTGCAGGTGCGATTCGGTCATGCCGGCCTGGATCGCCACCTGCCACGCGCGCGGGGCAAGGCTGCGCTGCTTGCCGATGGAGATGATGAGCGAGACGATGCCGCGCTGCTCGTTGTCGAGGTCCTGCGCCTGCCCCGCACCGGTCTCCGGCTGGCCGGGCTGAGTGGGGCCGATCGCGGCGTCGCAGGAGGTGTTGAGGATCCCGCCCGCGGCGGCTTCCTGCTGGTCCACCACGACTTTCGTCACGGTGCTCGCGGTGAGCACCGTCGCGAAGACAGCGGCGACCAGCACCGCGACGAGGATCGCGATCTTCACCGCGTCAGCTCGCCTGGTCGTAGTCCGAAACCCGCCATCCCGCGCCCGTGTTGACCACGGTGATGGACAGCTTCGGACCGTCAGTGGGGACGAGGACTACGACGGAGCTGGTGTAGGAGGACTGGACGGTCGCGTCGCCGGTCACGCGGGTGGCCGTGATGTTCGCGGGGTCCACAGTGGTCATCTGGGGCAGGAACTCGTCGGTGGTCAGGGCACGCATGCCGTTGAGCCAGTCGGCGTTGGTGATGCCCGCCGGGTGGTTGACCCACGCCGTGGCCCACTGCTTGGCGACGTTGATTGCCTCGGGGTTCGGCGCCGCGGACGTGGGGGTGAGCAGCGGGCTCGACAGCCGCGTCGGGAGCGTCGCGGTGGTCGGCACGGGTGCCGCGATGCCCGGCGGCTGCGACGTGGTCGTGGCGACCGAAGTGCTGCCCGGCGCGCCCGGCGTGGCGGTGGCCGGCTTCCCCATCACCTTCGGCAGCACGATGCCGAGCGCGGTGACCACGATCGCCAGGAACACGATCGTGCCCACGAGGTGGCGCGGCGAGCGGAGCGGGTAACCCCACAGGCGGCGGTAGACCGCGGTCCGGCCGCGGTTGGTGCGGATCGGCACGCGTCACCGCCCCATGAGCTGGTCGGTGTCGCGGACCTCGATGCCGCGGGAGGGCCGGTACAGCACGAAAACGGGCTTGCCCGCGACCACCTCCGGGTCGACCCGGCGCGGCTGCGCGCGGATGCCCGGTGGCGTGTAAACGCCTGCCTGCTCGGGAATCGACTCCGGCGAGGCGTAACCGCGGTCCGTCGAGCTCATCCGCGACGGGACGACGACGGGTTCCTGCTCGTCGCTCCAACGCCGATCAGCCACCGGTGATGTGTCGACGCGCCGGCTCTCCCGCGTCGGCACGCGACGGCCGCCGACGACGTAGTCGCCCGGCTCGCCCGTGACCGGGTTGTACTGCGAGAACACCGGCGCGCCACCGCCGCCCGTCGTCAGCGCGGCGCGCTCGCCGGCCGAGCCCACAGCGCCGGGCCACGGCGCACCCGACCACGCGGCGGCCGGCCGCGCGGAGCGAGACCCGTTGTCGAGCCGCTGCGCGCTGGCGAAGACCGCGGCCTCGGGCCGGTAGCGCCCGCCGCCGACGGTCGCGCCCATCGGGCCGCGCGCCTCGCCGTCGACCACGTCGTCGGTCTCGCGCACGTTCTGCCAGAACTCGTCCTGCGGCGAGGGCCCGGTCTTCTTGCGGAAGCGGGAGAAAATGCCGCCGTTGGGCGAAGGCACGGCCGCGCCCACCACGTTGACCGACATCTCGACCATCTGCCACAGCCGCCGCACGGGCCGCCCGACGAGGAACAGCAGCACCGTGATCAGGCCGGCCAGCACCATCTGCGTGAGCAGGTTGAGCGAATTGCCGGCGTCGAAGATCGCCTGAAGCAGCAGCGCGTGCACACCCGCGAGCACCGACAGCACCACCAGGTTGAACGCGATCCCGCCGGCCACCTTCAGCACGCGCCGCAGGATGTCCGGGTGCAGCAACGCGACGAGGCCGATCAGCGGCGCGGTGAGCGTGAACAGGCGGATCAGGACCTGTGCGAGGAGCACGGAAGCCTTGGCCAGCAACTGGAACAGCGAGTAGACGACACTCTGGCCCAGCGCCAGGAACCCGGCACCGGTGCGGCCGCCGGACTCGCCGGTGAAGTAGCCGGTGGCGGGGCCGAGCTTGCCGGAGATGTCTTTGAAGGCGGCCTTTTTGGCGTCGACGACGTTTTGTTTGCCGTCGTCGCCGTTCACGAGCTGGTCGCGGGTGAACGCCTGCGCGTCGAGCAGCGGTTTGCCGAACTGGTCGGCCTGCGGCGCGGTCGGTGAACCGAACTCCCCGCGCAGCCAGTTGTCGTAGACGATCTGCGTGTGCAGGTTCGTCGGCAGGATGTCGCGCACGATCCGGTCGGAGCTCTCGTCGACGAAGCCCGCCTGGATGTTCGTGGTGGTCTGGACGATCGCTTTGTCGATCGGGTCGAAGTACCGCAGCATCGCCAGCGACGACGCCGCGAGCCACACCCCCGCCAGCGCGTACAGCGCCCGTTTGCTCACCGCCGCGAGGTCACCCCGCCAGATCTGGCGGAACAACATGATCGACAAGATCAGCGCGACGAGCCCGAACAGCTGCGCGTAGATGTTGTTGTAGACCTTCTCCGCACCCGATTTCACCGCGCTGTAGATCGGGTTCAGGAGCCCGCCCTCGAGCACGGTGTAGTGCAGCGAGTTGGTGGCGCCGACGATGTTCTTGCCGATGTTGAACAGCTGGTTGCCCGCCCACGTGTCGATCGTGGAGCTGGGCGAGGCGATGGCGGACAGCGCCGTGCAGTTGGTCTGGTAGGTGTTCCAGACCATGCCCGCGTAGCTGTAGTCGATGTACGCGCTGCCCGGCTCACCGTGGCCTTCCGGCGGGTCGATCGCGCCGACCATGCCGGAGCCGGGCCGCTCGGGGTTCGGCGACTCACCACAGGCCGCGGCGTTGGCAGACGGTGCCATGAGCACCGTCTGCAGCCCGAGGATCGTGATGACGGCGAGCATCGCGGCCCGCCGGCTCGGCTGCCTGCGGCCGCCTGGCTTGGGGCCTTCCTTGATGCGCCGCTTCAGGGCGTGCCAGCCGGCGGCGAACGACAGGACGAACGCCAGCGTCCAGACTGTGTTCACGCGGCATCCCTGCCGGTACCACCCTTGCCGCCGGCCCGGGCGTGCCGGTCCGGGGAGTGTCCGTTGGCAGGTTGTCCGTTTCCGTTGTGCACCGCACCCTCCACCTCGCCGGTCTCGGACGCGAGCGGGTCCGGCGAGCCGAGGAGCTGCTCGTCGGTGAGGCCGACTTCGAGCTCGGCCTGGAGCTCGAAGTCGTGTTCCAGCTCGTCGTCCTCCGGTGGGGTGGGGACGTACGGGGCGGGCGCTTCCTCGTGGGGTAGCACGAGGGCGGCGCCCGGCTTGGTGTGCGCGTCGGGGGAACCCGGGGTGGTGTCCATGACCGAGCGCAGCTGGTCGAGGTGGGGGCCGGAGAAGTCGACGCGGATGCGTTCCACGCCGCCGGCGCCGTCGCCGAAGATGAACTGGCGGGGTTCCACGTCGCGTTCCGTGCCGCGTTGCGCGCCGGGGCGGCGGCCGAGCGCGGCGACGACCTGTTCGTAGCCCACGCCGACCGGAACCTTCAGCAGGCGCAACGCATCCGCTTGGGCATCGTCGTCGTCGAGGCGGCCGACGAAGACCGAGTCCAGCAACGCCACGAAGCCCTGGATCTTCAGGAAGTCCGCCGGGATCTGCGACGACAGCAGCACGCGGACGTTCCACTTTCGCGAGTCACGCGCGAAGCGGTTCATCAGCACGCGGCCGGTCGGGACTTCGGAGAGGAAGAACGCTTCGTCGATCCAGACGCCCTTGCGCTGTTCCTTCGGCTTCTCGTAGACCGACCGTTGCGTGAGCCACGCCGCGAGGTTCAGCATCTCGACGCCGAGCGACTCCGCGTCGGTCCAGTACTCGCGCGGCACGCCGTCCTTGGGCAGGGTCAGGCCCGCCATGGTGAGCACGGTCATGCGGTCGTCGCGTGTCTCGGAGTACGGGTCGGCGTCGCGCTCCGGGATGAGCAGCGCCATGCGTTCGCGCATCTCGTCGAGGAAGTCGGCGACCACGACGGCGTGCTCGTGATGCTCGCTGGAGTCGCGGCGCAGCGCGTCGATGACCTGGCCCGGGTCGGCGTCGAAGCGGCCGCCGACGGCGCGCACGGCCCGCAGCAGCACGATCCGCGTCTGCGCCATGCGCGACACCTCGTACGGCAGCACACCCGAAAGCACGTCGAGCACCAGGCGACGCCGGGTCGCGCCGGCCAGCGCCTTTTCGCGCCGCCACGAGCGTTCCGGGTCGTCCTCGTCCATGAAGTGCTCGATCAGCGGATCGGCGACCACCCGGTACGGGTTGAGGATGCCGGGCTGC
The sequence above is a segment of the Amycolatopsis sp. 2-15 genome. Coding sequences within it:
- a CDS encoding magnesium transporter encodes the protein MNTVWTLAFVLSFAAGWHALKRRIKEGPKPGGRRQPSRRAAMLAVITILGLQTVLMAPSANAAACGESPNPERPGSGMVGAIDPPEGHGEPGSAYIDYSYAGMVWNTYQTNCTALSAIASPSSTIDTWAGNQLFNIGKNIVGATNSLHYTVLEGGLLNPIYSAVKSGAEKVYNNIYAQLFGLVALILSIMLFRQIWRGDLAAVSKRALYALAGVWLAASSLAMLRYFDPIDKAIVQTTTNIQAGFVDESSDRIVRDILPTNLHTQIVYDNWLRGEFGSPTAPQADQFGKPLLDAQAFTRDQLVNGDDGKQNVVDAKKAAFKDISGKLGPATGYFTGESGGRTGAGFLALGQSVVYSLFQLLAKASVLLAQVLIRLFTLTAPLIGLVALLHPDILRRVLKVAGGIAFNLVVLSVLAGVHALLLQAIFDAGNSLNLLTQMVLAGLITVLLFLVGRPVRRLWQMVEMSVNVVGAAVPSPNGGIFSRFRKKTGPSPQDEFWQNVRETDDVVDGEARGPMGATVGGGRYRPEAAVFASAQRLDNGSRSARPAAAWSGAPWPGAVGSAGERAALTTGGGGAPVFSQYNPVTGEPGDYVVGGRRVPTRESRRVDTSPVADRRWSDEQEPVVVPSRMSSTDRGYASPESIPEQAGVYTPPGIRAQPRRVDPEVVAGKPVFVLYRPSRGIEVRDTDQLMGR
- a CDS encoding AAA family ATPase, with the protein product MKIAFVGKGGSGKTTLSSLFVSYLADAGKPVLAIDADINQHLAVALGATEEEALAWPTLGDNMGLIKDYLRGDNPRIPSASAMIKTTPPGRGSRLVTPFEDNPVTDACFRFLGDVRLGVTGQFDEDDLGVACYHSKVGAAELLLNHLVDSPGEYVVMDMTAGADAFASGLFTRFDVTFLVCEPTLRSVGVYRQYADHARDFGVHLVAVGNKVTDAEDVAFLQSSLGPALLGWLESSGHVRAGERGASRPIGELEPHNLETLASMLSTVDGVTRDWARYQRQAVDFHLRNARAWGNGRVGEDLEAQVDPVFVLGPGVSTSL
- a CDS encoding RNB domain-containing ribonuclease, coding for MIRTPASGGDFGRLRTEFALPESFGPEVLAEAEAAVLSARAEGREDATDLPFVTIDPPGAKDLDQAMVVERTAGGFRVHYAIADLAAFVPPGGALDHEARRRGQTLYLPDGNVPLHPTVLSEGAASLLPGEIRAAVLWTIDVDAAGEPVATHVRRALVRSTEQLDYESVQASLDAGTPHPSVAALPELGRLRRELAVQRGAVELQLPEQEISGNPDGGWALARRPRTAVDAWNAEISLLTGMAAAQIMIEARVGVLRTLPPPEPDAVEWLRRSASVVGVAWPAGLGVSEFLSSLDPEQPSSMAIFADTTRLLRGAGYTSFDGSMPALTTHAGIGGAYAHVTAPIRRLVDRFGTEVCLAVTAGREVPSWVREALAEVPLQMSASDSLAARVERACIDQVEAWVLAERVGREFTAVVLRAEETRAEILVENPPVMAKCTGSNFPEGERIGVRLTAVDVDKRKVSFERV
- a CDS encoding C40 family peptidase: MKIAILVAVLVAAVFATVLTASTVTKVVVDQQEAAAGGILNTSCDAAIGPTQPGQPETGAGQAQDLDNEQRGIVSLIISIGKQRSLAPRAWQVAIQAGMTESHLHNLSYGDRDSLGIFQMRPSMNWGSVAQVTDPNYAINKFYDVLLAVPDWQNERPGEAAQAVERSGFPDRYHQWEAMASVLIENLGQVVDASGCGQGLGAALPPSQAAAQAIKFALGEQGKPYVWGATGPDSYDCSGLMLRAYESAGVILPRVSQDQYKAGAMLPVREAQPGDLIFLATDPADPSTIHHVAMYLGDGKIVEAQQTGVPVHVRPFSFDEAEVVPQAVRPGV